In Tribolium castaneum strain GA2 chromosome 4, icTriCast1.1, whole genome shotgun sequence, one DNA window encodes the following:
- the LOC135265839 gene encoding uncharacterized protein LOC135265839 yields the protein MANLGRIALQRVFLSGRRHLTCAPIVSLRPIRKKTDCSRTKVKMNESSSLNNSKDSEKSLCELASHEFATIKETITFVDKTLFIKCLLSDTSKIVLLTAPRAFGKTTLMDMLKQFLLGKRSLFENLKVCTEEIRFFSKHCKLHPVIHIDLGPVRGSSFAEVKHKLALAINCTFEEHKYLVKKTDDGTLAWASDKLNMSSIDVERFEDFYVTKKCVTLRAADLKHSLRFLSKVLHTHYEENVFVLIDEYDAPAVGLVFESCPNKDDIGLINDFLKDFMANTLKFNDFIKRSLIFACVRLAGAFSGDAARVIRYYPFLSDLRYAPYLGFTDEEVKQLLELPEVKAACGKVTFKTITKWYDGYMVSNSPLKIFSSWSVLNLLESVYTTGTLKYSSFWIDTGHIINLKQLFAEPLIRQNIEKLISVGEIKIRTVTSVNVQHLKSIQQLISLEFDEISEENVELFLQFLADYSGYFNILSIDKKTDEIETNTEDEDIEEWADFENDSTSCVLKIPNFEIKQHVRNLCYSEALAVICEFHLTARSVKNYVSALKLLLQSTSERAFVDLANAVLVLLSESQGIMNEKELHHILYTLAYNSRYFETHSEVQIKKKRKGPGIANTLDVVIISKNVGIIFEYKMNSKSANEALQQIFEKQYYTKFDEPDYKHISEKIYAGLTFETKEKKVFITYQVGTEGISKSVCSDTLL from the exons ATGGCAAATTTGGGCCGAATTGCCCTCCAACGTGTTTTTTTGAGCGGCCGAAGGCACCTAACGTGTGCCCCTATCGTTTCTTTGCGCCCCATTCGTAAAAAAACAG ATTGTAGccgaaccaaagtaaaaatgaaCGAGAGTTCTTCTCTAAATAATTCTAAG gATTCAGAAAAGTCGCTGTGCGAACTGGCAAGTCATGAATTCGCCACAATCAAAGAGACAATTACCTTTGTGGACAAGACCTTGTTTATCAAATGTCTCTTAAGTGATACTAGTAAAATAGTACTACTAACGGCGCCTAGAGCTTTTGGAAAAACTACCCTCATGGATATGTTGAAGCAGTTTCTACTGGGAAAAAGAAGTTTATTTGAGAACCTTAAGGTTTGTACTGAAgaaatacgatttttttcaaagcactGCAAACTTCATCCTGTTATACATATTGATCTCGGGCCTGTTCGTGGTAGCAGTTTTGCTGAAGTTAAACACAAACTGGCGTTGGCTATAAATTGTACATTCGAAGAACATAAATACCTGGTGAAGAAGACTGATGATGGTACTTTAGCCTGGGCAAGCGACAAGTTGAACATGTCTAGCATTGACGTTGAAAGATTCGAAGACTTTTACGTTACAAAAAAGTGTGTCACATTAAGAGCAGCTGATTTGAAACATAGCTTAAGATTTTTATCGAAAGTTTTACATACACATTATGAGGAAAATGTTTTCGTACTCATCGATGAGTACGATGCTCCTGCGGTAGGCCTGGTATTCGAGTCTTGTCCGAATAAAGATGACATTGgattaattaatgattttttaaaagatttcaTGGCTAATACGCTAAAATTCAATGATTTCATAAAACGctcattaatttttgcttGTGTTCGGTTGGCCGGAGCCTTCTCAGGGGATGCAGCAAGAGTTATAAGATATTATCCGTTCCTAAGTGATCTTCGATACGCACCGTACTTAGGATTTACGGATGAGGAGGTAAAGCAGCTACTTGAGCTTCCAGAAGTTAAAGCTGCTTGTGGGAAAGTAACATTCAAAACAATTACGAAATGGTATGATGGATATATGGTATCTAATAGCCCattgaaaatattcagtaGCTGGTCAGTCTTGAACCTTTTGGAAAGTGTTTATACAACCGGTACGCTCAAATATTCCTCTTTCTGGATTGATACAGGTCATATAATAAACCTGAAGCAACTGTTTGCAGAACCCTTAATTCGACAGAACATTGAGAAACTTATTTCTGttggtgaaataaaaataagaacagTTACATCAGTCAATGTCCAACATCTAAAGAGTATACAGCAACTGATTTCTTTAGAGTTTGATGAAATATCGGAGGAAAATGTGgagttatttttgcaattcttgGCTGATTATTCTGGTTACTTTAATATATTGTCAATTGATAAGAAAACAGATGAAATTGAAACAAACACCGAAGATGAAGATATAGAAGAATGGGCTGATTTTGAAAATGACTCGACAtcttgtgttttaaaaatacctaattttgaaattaagcaACATGTCCGCAACCTTTGCTATAGTGAAGCACTGGCAGTTATATGTGAATTCCACTTGACCGCTAgatctgttaaaaattatgtaagtGCTCTGAAATTACTATTACAAAGTACAAGTGAGAGGGCATTTGTTGATCTTGCAAACGCCGTATTAGTATTACTCTCTGAATCACAGGGGATCATGAACGAAAAAGAACTTCATCACATCTTGTATACTCTGGCATATAACTCTAGATACTTCGAAACACACAGTGAGGTCCAGatcaagaaaaaaagaaaaggaccaGGGATAGCCAATACCCTAGATGTGGTGATAATCAGTAAGAACGTTGGAATcatttttgaatacaaaatgaATTCCAAGTCTGCAAATGAAgctttacaacaaatttttgagaagcaatattacactaaatttgaTGAACCTGACTATAAACACATTTCAGAAAAGATTTACGCTGGTTTGACATTCGAGACAAAGGAGAAGAAAGTTTTTATAACATATCAAGTTGGAACTGAAGGAATAAGTAAATCTGTCTGTAGTGATAcactattataa